The proteins below come from a single Gammaproteobacteria bacterium genomic window:
- a CDS encoding ATP synthase F(0) sector subunit c produces the protein MYWLVALMSLGLLGIISVGFWLEFNPVATGNRTPRWLRQALGINVISFVIAEIGMLILGMESVMAEPVTGAAREISVGMGLAMIGVGIPTAVAAIAAGIAIGPVGAAALAVIAEKPEAFGRSLIFLGLAEGVAIYGLVVSILMLGKLG, from the coding sequence GCATCATAAGCGTTGGCTTCTGGCTTGAATTCAACCCAGTGGCCACGGGGAATCGCACTCCGCGTTGGTTACGGCAGGCGTTAGGTATTAACGTAATTAGCTTTGTGATCGCCGAGATTGGAATGCTGATCTTGGGGATGGAGAGCGTTATGGCAGAACCGGTCACAGGAGCGGCACGCGAGATCTCAGTGGGAATGGGTTTGGCAATGATTGGTGTCGGTATTCCCACCGCAGTTGCCGCGATTGCTGCAGGTATTGCCATAGGCCCGGTCGGGGCCGCCGCACTTGCCGTAATCGCGGAAAAGCCCGAGGCCTTTGGTCGAAGCCTGATCTTCTTGGGATTGGCAGAGGGTGTTGCCATCTATGGTCTGGTTGTTTCAATCCTAATGTTAGGAAAACTGGGATGA
- a CDS encoding hypothetical protein (Evidence 5 : Unknown function), giving the protein MTRLALQQLVSHDPGLVSGAVMETRLIVMGSAALAEGFGLIGFETLPDATVEELDEVLNALLKQRQKALVLVEGYLARSNSPLLARVRMEGGRIVVVEIPRLDAPTDYHPQVEEMILSILGPTALEERV; this is encoded by the coding sequence ATGACGCGCCTCGCCCTGCAACAGCTCGTAAGCCACGATCCCGGGCTGGTGTCAGGCGCGGTCATGGAAACCCGGCTTATCGTCATGGGTAGTGCTGCACTAGCGGAAGGTTTCGGTCTAATCGGTTTCGAGACCCTCCCCGACGCTACCGTTGAGGAGCTGGACGAGGTACTCAATGCGTTGTTGAAACAACGACAGAAGGCCTTGGTATTGGTCGAGGGTTACCTCGCCCGCAGCAACAGTCCTCTCCTTGCTCGGGTACGAATGGAGGGAGGGCGCATCGTGGTAGTGGAGATTCCGCGCCTTGATGCCCCGACTGACTATCACCCTCAGGTAGAGGAAATGATCCTCTCCATCCTCGGGCCGACGGCCCTGGAGGAACGCGTATGA
- the atpE gene encoding V-type ATP synthase subunit E has protein sequence MTAIANVEELERALLARAQTLAEEYLERARRSRDRILDEENERLRLREEREVLAAKALAERTYRRQVQQAELARQEEFERLRWTLIRGVMDILLEQLAHIAYDEERYLPILAQFLRHAVHAIESQDLVCEINTTDLHRLRTRWDSFVRETVPDCQITLHQEPRNCIGGLLLRTADDRIRVDNTFEGRLARMEEQLERVIRDRLFATAGSATGVAHFGALF, from the coding sequence ATGACGGCTATTGCCAACGTCGAGGAACTGGAGCGTGCGCTGCTCGCACGCGCCCAGACCCTCGCCGAGGAATACCTGGAACGGGCACGGCGCTCTCGCGACCGCATCCTCGACGAAGAGAACGAACGCCTGCGTCTACGCGAGGAGCGTGAGGTCCTGGCCGCCAAAGCCTTAGCCGAACGTACCTATCGTCGCCAGGTGCAGCAGGCAGAACTCGCCCGCCAGGAGGAGTTCGAGCGGTTGCGTTGGACCCTGATTCGCGGCGTCATGGACATCTTACTCGAACAGTTGGCGCACATTGCCTATGACGAAGAGCGTTATCTGCCGATCCTCGCCCAGTTTTTGAGACATGCCGTCCACGCCATCGAGAGTCAGGATTTGGTGTGCGAAATTAACACCACCGACCTGCATCGCTTGCGTACTCGCTGGGATAGCTTCGTACGGGAAACGGTGCCGGATTGTCAGATTACCCTCCACCAAGAACCACGCAACTGTATCGGGGGGTTGTTGCTCCGCACCGCGGATGACCGCATCCGGGTGGACAACACCTTCGAGGGACGTTTAGCTCGCATGGAAGAGCAGCTCGAACGCGTAATTCGGGACCGCCTGTTCGCCACAGCAGGCTCTGCTACTGGTGTGGCCCACTTTGGAGCCCTCTTCTAA